Proteins co-encoded in one Aspergillus flavus chromosome 2, complete sequence genomic window:
- a CDS encoding uncharacterized protein (domain of unknown function-domain containing protein), translating to MLLCKMNKLSGRILLPWKPIRVFRPNPHCHKFLSSFSPAQACNSSQDKGTVESQKGNCGSATASITANKQSLSAWQLSFWKCRHTWKRAGINTLRCLVGCTLGDFSALWMLQTFYPGLGMGTIMAASMASGITTSIILETVLLRRGADQLSWPVALRTAMGMSMVSMVAMEAAENTVDYHLTGGVVALDDPSFWMAAAVSMTAGYLAPLPYNYLRLKKYGKACH from the exons ATGCTCCTCTGCAAGATGAATAAATTATCTGGTCGCATCTTATTACCGTGGAAGCCAATCCGCGTGTTCCGGCCGAACCCCCATTGCCACAAGTTCCTTTCGAGCTTCTCTCCCGCACAGGCGTGTAATTCCAGTCAGGACAAGGGCACTGTCGAATCTCAAAAAGGGAACTGTGGCTCGGCGACTGCCTCAATCACAGCGAACAAACAGTCATTATCAGCATGGCAACTCAGCTTTTGGAAATGCCGTCATACATGGAAACGCGCTGGGATAAACACGTTACGCTGCCTAGTCGGCTGTACGCTAGGTGACTTCTCCGCCCTGTGGATGCTCCAGACGTTCTATCCGGGGCTCGGGATGGGGACTATCATGGCCGCATCTA TGGCGTCCGGAATCACCACGTCGATTATTCTTGAAACAGTCCTGCTCCGGCGTGGAGCTGACCAGCTCTCCTGGCCGGTGGCCCTTCGCACTGCTATGGGAATGAGTATGGTATCGATGGTCGCAATGGAGGCGGCAGAGAATACTGTAGACTATCACCTGACTGGCGGTGTTGTGGCTCTGGACGACCCCAGTTTCTGGATGGCAGCTGCTGTGTCAATGACGGCTGGGTATCTGGCTCCGTTGCCGTATAATTACCTACGGCTGAAGAAATATGGGAAGGCCTGTCATTGA